In the genome of Botrytis cinerea B05.10 chromosome 13, complete sequence, one region contains:
- the Bcprd11 gene encoding Bcprd11, giving the protein MKGSSLISLGLLPVLSVNAAYTWPSEYDQLEDILYLQQGFIRFGLRDGVTPCSFSSDGGGRQAAAEWIRTAYHDMATHDVDTGLGGLDGSIAFELGRAENPGDAFNSTFAFTENLRSIRASSSDLLAMSVVVATMACGGPIIPFRGGRIDAMKAGVSGVPEPDQDLATHTAIFAKQGFNTAEMITMVACGHTLGGVHGVDFPQITGNGDAENFPKFDSTYTAFDNTVVTEYLGNNSTDPLVISKNDTFNSDKRIFGADNNKTMTSLADPTNFQKQCSDIFARMIDTVPADVTLSEVITPIEVKPSQIALTLAGNNTLSFGGYIRLRTTNRNADDVTVSLQYRDRNNNTSNTTIPVSRENYLLGQSYGFGSEVFTWYGFNTVLDAKTGISSFDVILHTVGAADEIITNNGGGFPLTDAILYQPAQSCQPQISVNDAGQWNITVTAAVRADRINEPVAFDWVSQRTIPGAMVKALEVQRTAMEKVSEEIDGYYLFSGTRSLDNVQWSTTFDVVLGEGDDVSKVEFQSTSAMATSCEAFS; this is encoded by the exons ATGAAGGGGTCATCTTTAATCAGTTTGGGCTTGCTACCCGTGCTGTCAGTTAATGCGGCTTATACTTGGCCCTCAGAGTATGATCAACTAGAAGACATTCTATATCTTCAGCAAGGTTTCATACGTTTTGGCCTCAGAGATG GTGTTACGCCGTGCTCTTTCTCATCGGATGGAGGTGGTCGTCAGGCGGCTGCGGAATGGATAAGAACTGCTTATCATGATATGGCTACCCATGATGTCGATACTGGTCTTGGAGGACTTGATGGTTCTATAGCCTTTGAGCTTGGGCGAGCGGAGAACCCTGGTGATGCTTTCAATTCTACCTTTGCATTTACAGAAAACCTCCGCTCAATCAGAGCTTCGTCTTCCGATCTTCTTGCAATGTCCGTTGTCGTTGCCACAATGGCTTGCGGCGGTCCAATAATTCCATTTAGAGGTGGACGAATCGATGCCATGAAAGCTGGTGTTTCTGGCGTGCCCGAGCCTGATCAAGATTTGGCGACACACACTGCAATCTTCGCAAAGCAAGGATTCAACACTGCTGAGATGATAACCATGGTAGCATGCGGCCACACTCTCGGAGGTGTTCATGGTGTCGATTTTCCCCAGATTACCGGCAACGGTGACGCAGAAAACTTCCCAAAATTCGACAGCACCTACACCGCATTCGATAACACTGTTGTAACAGAGTATTTGGGGAACAATTCAACCGACCCGCTTGTGATCAGTAAAAATGATACCTTCAATTCCGATAAACGCATTTTTGGCGccgacaacaacaaaacgATGACTTCTTTAGCAGACCCAACCAATTTCCAGAAACAATGCTCTGACATCTTCGCTCGAATGATCGATACTGTCCCTGCAGACGTCACACTTTCTGAAGTCATCACACCTATCGAAGTAAAGCCATCGCAAATTGCTCTTACCCTAGCTGGAAATAACACTCTATCCTTCGGAGGATACATCCGCCTTCGCACCACCAACCGCAACGCCGATGATGTGACCGTATCCCTTCAATACCGTGATCGTAATAACAATACTTCGAACACCACAATTCCCGTCAGCAGAGAGAATTACTTGTTGGGTCAAAGCTATGGCTTCGGTTCAGAGGTGTTCACTTGGTATGGATTCAATACTGTTCTTGATGCTAAAACCGGCATTTCGTCTTTCGATGTCATCTTACATACTGTCGGTGCAGCTGATGAAATCATCACCAATAACGGTGGGGGTTTCCCACTCACAGACGCAATTCTCTACCAACCAGCACAATCCTGTCAGCCACAGATATCTGTCAATGACGCAGGCCAGTGGAATATAACAGTCACTGCAGCTGTTCGTGCTGATCGTATCAACGAGCCTGTTGCCTTTGACTGGGTGTCTCAGCGTACCATACCAGGCGCGATGGTTAAAGCACTAGAAGTGCAACGTACAGCTATGGAGAAAGTGAGTGAGGAGATCGATGGATATTATCTTTTCAGCGGAACCAGGTCGCTCGATAACGTACAATGGTCTACTACTTTTGATGTGGTattgggagagggagatgacGTATCGAAAGTAGAGTTCCAGTCGACGTCGGCAATGGCCACGAGCTGCGAGGCATTTTCTTGA
- the Bcssp120 gene encoding Bcssp120 → MTLGLGRIGGLLACVGLAVAHGGVAHQKPLAVAPDADWGTRHMAEEHHIENFDAGAFFTLHDFDNNGVWDQAEILKFYGMEDETAKDVPQEKKDNLLKEILKLMDNNNNGQVEREEWDRYSGTGALLPDFGLGPGHHWDIEMEYEIHHWQKYHDENTKEEDLIHPEDIEHFKKHDELEDEADRVAALDKMSIVEQNIPDKFRKDKQ, encoded by the exons ATGACTTTGGGACTTGGAAGGATAGGCGGGCTCTTGGCTTGTGTCGGATTGGCCGTCGCACATGGAGGTGTAGCACATCAGAAACCTTTAGCCGTGGCTCCAGACGCGGATTGGGGTACTAGACATATGGCTG AGGAACATCATATAGAAAACTTTGATGCGGGAGCCTTCTTCACACTGCATGATTTCGATAACAACGGCGTATGGGACCAAGCGGAAATCCTTAAATTCTACGGCATGGAAGACGAAACCGCAAAAGATGTGCCacaggaaaagaaggataaTTTATTGAAGGAGATATTAAAGTTGAtggataataataataatggacaagtggaaagggaagaatGGGATAGGTATTCGGGGACTGGAGCGTTGTTGCCGGATTTTGGATTGGGACCTGGCCATCATTGggatattgagatggaaTATGAAATTCATCATTGGCAGAA ATACCACGATGAGAATACGAAGGAAGAGGATCTGATACACCCAGAGGATATTGAACATTTCAAGAAACACGATGAATTGGAGGATGAAGCCGATAGAGTTGCAGCTTTGGATAAGATGTCCATTGTTGAACAAAATATTCCTGACAAGTTCAGAAAGGATAAACAATGA